A region of Apilactobacillus apisilvae DNA encodes the following proteins:
- a CDS encoding MarR family transcriptional regulator — protein sequence MNSQFIKNYTEFEKAGFRPTEVSILSHLYDYGNLSVKNGWIEDGVVFVKYLRSSLASKINVSVDTITRSLKVIEDRGWIKVKRQKNAASIYYLPKYNDVNSGLDTQNASTENANCNMNQTKFKQSYTNETNVTCKSSKNEQIAMSKTEVGTEENKTIHVSGLDRMQNLVNSLKQKACFGHDLINILVKYSENTGVLYNYAKLIFKAKKTVIAKLVKNGKPEAKEALRFENNISLMPELTEFMKSLIIKTRCTKYIKNVAGYITKSLHEFFTDAVGGYMSIERQAELYKNTRGFNIPIIKLDK from the coding sequence ATGAACAGTCAATTTATTAAGAACTATACAGAATTTGAAAAAGCTGGATTTAGACCTACAGAAGTTTCAATCTTATCTCATCTATACGATTATGGGAATTTAAGTGTTAAAAATGGTTGGATAGAAGACGGAGTAGTTTTCGTGAAATATTTACGTTCATCTCTAGCATCTAAAATTAATGTTTCAGTAGATACAATAACTAGATCTTTAAAAGTAATCGAAGATAGAGGCTGGATAAAAGTTAAGAGACAAAAAAACGCAGCAAGCATTTATTATTTGCCAAAATACAACGATGTAAATTCAGGCCTTGATACGCAAAATGCAAGTACGGAAAACGCAAATTGCAATATGAACCAAACTAAATTTAAACAATCATATACAAATGAAACAAATGTAACATGTAAATCATCAAAAAATGAGCAAATTGCTATGTCAAAAACTGAAGTGGGTACTGAAGAAAATAAAACTATTCATGTATCTGGTTTAGATAGAATGCAAAATCTTGTAAATTCATTAAAGCAAAAAGCATGTTTTGGCCACGATTTAATTAACATCTTGGTTAAGTATTCTGAGAATACAGGTGTGCTTTATAATTATGCAAAATTGATTTTTAAAGCTAAAAAAACAGTCATAGCTAAATTAGTAAAAAATGGTAAACCAGAGGCTAAAGAAGCCCTTAGATTTGAAAATAACATTAGTTTAATGCCAGAACTAACTGAATTTATGAAATCATTAATTATTAAAACTAGATGCACTAAGTATATTAAAAATGTTGCTGGTTATATCACTAAATCATTGCATGAATTCTTTACAGATGCAGTAGGTGGATATATGAGTATTGAAAGACAAGCTGAACTATATAAAAACACTAGAGGATTTAATATCCCTATAATCAAGTTAGATAAGTAA
- a CDS encoding GH25 family lysozyme yields MKIRADLAVYQGSTEGYIKELKRNHGVTFTSVQLSYGDNPYFDNRNSVGQIYNSWKVLGQVGAYHFYLGDPVPEAKHFLARVNQHKLDKDTELMLDVEGNLSGNVVAQINTFLDILYNAGFHNLAVYYSETFGLNNNYKLLHHHPKIWVASYSHKPNCYFDVWQYTQSAQTSSGGLDLSYDYSKDTTLAPDTYVKTTKKGKLFKVIADGGLAVSRDVALKHHRTVYFGKNSQVYGSVVPYGKATRVKTKLGYISGNTKWVKLI; encoded by the coding sequence ATGAAAATTAGAGCCGATTTAGCAGTTTATCAAGGTAGTACGGAAGGATATATTAAAGAACTCAAACGTAACCACGGAGTTACCTTTACCAGCGTGCAATTATCATATGGAGATAACCCCTATTTTGATAATCGCAATAGCGTTGGCCAAATATATAATTCATGGAAAGTATTGGGGCAAGTGGGAGCATATCATTTTTATTTAGGCGATCCCGTCCCAGAAGCTAAACACTTCTTAGCACGTGTTAATCAACATAAGCTAGATAAAGATACCGAATTAATGTTGGATGTTGAAGGCAATTTAAGTGGTAATGTAGTCGCTCAAATTAATACATTTCTAGATATTTTATACAACGCTGGATTCCATAATTTAGCAGTATATTATAGTGAAACCTTTGGTTTAAATAATAACTATAAATTATTACACCACCACCCTAAAATTTGGGTGGCTAGTTATAGTCATAAACCTAATTGCTACTTTGATGTATGGCAATATACACAATCTGCTCAGACTTCAAGCGGTGGCTTAGATTTAAGTTATGATTATTCCAAAGATACCACTCTAGCTCCAGATACTTATGTTAAAACCACTAAGAAAGGAAAACTCTTTAAAGTGATTGCTGATGGTGGTTTAGCAGTAAGTCGAGATGTGGCTCTCAAACACCATCGAACAGTTTACTTTGGTAAAAACTCACAAGTATATGGATCAGTAGTACCATATGGAAAAGCAACCAGAGTTAAGACCAAGTTAGGTTACATTAGTGGTAACACCAAGTGGGTTAAATTAATTTAA
- a CDS encoding phage holin, with product MQDMLIDIITTVGVAGLLVILGFLARLASRYLKAKADSTENLKQKHELEMASEGLNFLSNAAGSYVTYLDKFQAGGQDKKAKAIGHLTEVANNHGLNVTPATMDGMVEQALNNLRVKQGLPVPDGTKPVEQKASENNNADFMNPDNNGGQHEPLKPGDVK from the coding sequence ATGCAAGATATGTTAATTGATATTATTACCACCGTAGGAGTAGCAGGACTTTTAGTGATTTTAGGATTTTTAGCGAGATTGGCCAGTCGCTATCTAAAAGCGAAAGCTGATTCAACCGAAAATCTAAAACAAAAGCATGAACTAGAAATGGCCAGCGAGGGACTTAACTTTTTATCCAACGCCGCTGGATCATATGTAACTTATTTAGATAAATTCCAAGCGGGTGGCCAAGATAAAAAAGCTAAGGCGATTGGCCATTTAACCGAGGTTGCCAATAATCATGGTTTAAATGTTACTCCTGCCACTATGGACGGCATGGTAGAACAAGCCCTTAATAATTTAAGAGTTAAGCAAGGCTTACCTGTACCCGATGGCACTAAACCAGTGGAACAAAAAGCATCAGAAAATAATAATGCTGATTTTATGAATCCAGATAATAATGGTGGCCAACATGAACCACTTAAACCGGGAGATGTTAAATAA
- a CDS encoding AbiH family protein — MKKENVETLLVIGNGADLYCGLKSSFEDYLNKKEDYKKQLVKFIEFYKENIIEKVGSYDMYDNNESSVYLDHYRYIYPVFIDKIDNEIMSNNYDFKIKLTELGKKSVINDKSIFGNNSFDLDNLNFWDILLINGLKKENPNWYDVELTIKKFLVPQKEEKESAAMLFDSLMKKVKIDKEKIVFKRPFPDETVNELRDLDPKYIGNYFDNHDLLVIFVIAMRYFGLESYDNIYDFLFEELNKFENSFEKYIIKAVDKRNKEDPIDDIFGKRLYDRLNYNLFSMLSCGDNVNVLDFNYTKPSISDFKNKDVTMEIPLEKDKDKDKDKDKVIAKDKFKRFSSMKPFNIIHTRNIHGNIKSKSRYMKSSIILGIDANYYNEISKEGLKIFNENITLKENIDEFTKARRIMDFSGIDSKNEYNTILDEEIKKIRFFGHSLGSADYSYFQAIFDYYDIYNNPISLEFVYSIHYDEFDVQLMDSKDYVRLNAKQIKKQNDKIFKMINDYGKTLDNINHGNNLLQKMITEGRLRVINIDDLIPTYNADEFIKKYRK, encoded by the coding sequence ATGAAAAAAGAAAATGTTGAAACATTATTAGTAATAGGTAATGGAGCAGACTTATATTGTGGATTAAAATCTTCATTTGAAGATTACCTAAATAAGAAAGAAGATTATAAAAAACAACTTGTTAAATTTATTGAATTTTATAAAGAAAATATTATTGAAAAAGTGGGTAGTTACGATATGTATGATAATAATGAATCTTCTGTTTACTTAGATCATTACAGATATATATACCCAGTGTTTATTGATAAAATTGATAATGAAATTATGAGTAACAATTATGATTTTAAGATTAAGCTAACAGAATTAGGAAAAAAATCTGTAATAAATGATAAAAGTATTTTTGGTAATAATTCTTTTGATTTAGATAATTTAAATTTTTGGGACATATTACTAATAAATGGTTTAAAAAAAGAAAATCCAAATTGGTATGATGTTGAATTAACTATTAAAAAATTCTTAGTTCCACAAAAAGAAGAAAAAGAATCTGCAGCAATGTTATTTGATTCTTTAATGAAAAAAGTAAAAATAGACAAAGAAAAAATAGTATTTAAAAGACCATTCCCAGATGAAACTGTAAATGAATTAAGGGATTTAGATCCTAAATATATAGGGAATTATTTTGATAACCATGATTTATTAGTAATATTTGTAATAGCAATGAGATATTTTGGACTAGAAAGTTATGATAATATTTATGATTTTCTTTTTGAAGAATTGAATAAGTTTGAAAACTCTTTTGAAAAATATATAATCAAAGCGGTTGATAAAAGAAATAAAGAAGATCCTATTGATGATATTTTTGGCAAAAGACTATATGATAGATTAAATTACAATCTATTTTCTATGTTATCTTGCGGAGATAATGTAAATGTTTTAGATTTTAATTATACTAAGCCATCAATTAGCGATTTTAAAAATAAAGATGTTACTATGGAAATTCCTCTAGAAAAAGACAAAGACAAAGACAAAGATAAAGATAAAGTAATAGCTAAAGATAAATTCAAAAGATTTTCATCAATGAAGCCTTTCAACATCATACACACAAGAAACATTCATGGAAATATTAAAAGCAAATCTAGATATATGAAAAGCTCTATTATTCTAGGAATAGATGCCAATTATTATAATGAAATTTCTAAAGAAGGTTTGAAAATTTTCAATGAAAATATAACCTTAAAAGAGAATATAGATGAATTCACAAAAGCCAGAAGAATAATGGATTTTAGTGGTATAGATAGTAAAAATGAATATAATACGATTTTGGACGAAGAAATAAAAAAAATTAGATTCTTTGGTCATTCTTTAGGAAGTGCTGATTATTCATATTTCCAAGCTATATTTGATTATTATGACATATATAATAACCCTATTTCTTTAGAATTTGTTTATTCTATTCATTATGATGAATTTGACGTACAACTTATGGATAGTAAAGATTATGTAAGGCTTAACGCTAAACAAATAAAAAAGCAAAATGACAAAATTTTCAAAATGATTAATGATTATGGAAAAACATTAGATAATATTAATCATGGTAATAATTTATTACAAAAGATGATAACAGAAGGTAGATTAAGAGTTATAAATATAGATGATTTAATACCTACTTATAATGCTGATGAGTTTATTAAAAAATATAGAAAATAA